Proteins encoded in a region of the Paenibacillus sp. E222 genome:
- a CDS encoding AAA family ATPase, whose protein sequence is MTGTNIIEHATEDRDSGKEGLPLDRINNDAPKITLKEFIEHYSPMKLEVFLPLARAIVSCVGNVHRLQTLHLDLRPEHIDVLNNGYEVSLNTSGCTVLRSAEGYIRPHPIESGIPEGSLPYCSPENTGRMQRQIDERSDLYSLGAIFYEMLTGRLPFLANTALEWVYLHLAQSPSPLNLSGIHGSDALESIVMKLLEKNPDSRYPNTAYLLADLDRIGQSADTLLTESDFHGRLHEMSVLIQAFDSACLGSTEMMYVAGEAGMGKTSLIHQVFRNEQHTRPFFYITGKFEQLSMESPYQPIIQAFRGLIRHLLGETKQASMQWGHKLREALGIYAGVITSIIPEADMILGQVPAVEELPANESKKRFVHAFRKFVQTLATRECPLVLFIDDVQWADSSSLQLIDALLCDPESQYLMIVCAYRQAETDVSQLPGYQADGSAALQAVIRHIHLSPLGLEDMNGIVTAKLNSDTHATQSLTELLYQQSGGNPFHFQQILLRLQDDQTLLYDEEHRHWQWDLGQIIEHNLSYSVQDLITLKLRRLNEEAQELLQVAACVGSTFHSKFIALVVNQHAEVLLPLWSMIVAEGMIMPTSDQQFKFAHDHIQKQIYSSMDVTSRQALHLRIGSCLRDLYPENEEYTYEKVHHLNRGSASIADPQEILRLVQLNADAGHRAKSASAHDVALGYFRQAIELLPAGYWEMAFETCFELHIQRAECEYLCGHHAQSEQEIELLLERARNPVERSKVQMIRIMQYINQGKYSEGTALGLECLHDLRIYITPNPGKFTLFIESKRIEWMLQNRYEQLTHLEEMQDQERISAMNLIFAITPSTFFTNKKVFFLLMCRAIQLSLQYGNTPVSAAVYSAYGLLQGIALGKFERGYAMGKVGMELSNRYNIPSIQSRTYTMFGGVLCQFVGDAREGDMYLKDAIQMGMNSGDYIFASYAIGAHVNSLYTRAPLGQFSKNLADYLTVLETTKDEFVRQNIYLYQQYILALQGKTDAPDSFSRAHFDENEFLERISGEETSGTTLFQYNTYKTQLCYLLGHYEEAMQWARQARSHEIYATHLPHLPECLFYESLAMVAACILPHQRSTWPTLKRRFNQNIRRFRQWAAWSPVNYQSRLLLLEAELARVSRDMQRAEHLYDQCIREARERGDLRVASLASEIAATHYDNQDKRKSASFYLQSSIQGYEEWEVRIKITQLKKLQQHWHQEQEPEHASHTSLPPSDSSDKMEKIEQSMRSASFPDQLAAIDRLGLSPLLQTMQDTSSQTEMDTVVADIMKSILIYAGASKGALLTGSAEPFFIQGYADMESSSSSSNEIIHDMNRLPEGIIRYVFRTQERVYYNGGEDSWLIHNPYMSKHQPQSVLCIPVAVHGTLLGVLYLENRLTRGVFHEEHNSVLVTMASHVILMGLLHHSHETSDPSQSSPDIAKGTDSLSTLIEEPLTERELEVLALIAAGLSNKEIAEHLVIAMGTVKVHVKHIFAKLKVNRRTKAIAQAKELNLLE, encoded by the coding sequence ATGACAGGAACTAACATTATTGAACATGCAACAGAAGATAGAGATTCAGGAAAAGAAGGACTTCCCCTGGATCGGATAAATAACGATGCACCTAAGATAACCCTCAAAGAATTCATTGAACATTATTCTCCCATGAAGCTTGAAGTGTTTCTCCCTCTGGCGAGAGCCATTGTATCCTGTGTCGGGAATGTTCATCGACTGCAGACCCTACATCTGGATCTAAGGCCTGAGCACATCGACGTGCTGAATAATGGTTACGAGGTTTCTTTGAATACTTCCGGTTGTACGGTGCTGCGTTCAGCGGAAGGTTATATACGCCCACACCCGATTGAGAGCGGTATACCCGAAGGGTCTCTGCCGTATTGCTCACCTGAAAATACAGGCAGAATGCAGCGACAAATTGACGAGCGGAGCGATCTTTATTCCCTTGGTGCAATTTTTTACGAAATGCTCACAGGTCGACTTCCTTTTCTCGCTAATACTGCACTTGAATGGGTGTATCTGCATCTCGCTCAAAGCCCCTCCCCCTTAAATTTGTCTGGTATACATGGATCAGATGCGCTGGAATCCATCGTGATGAAGCTGCTGGAGAAAAATCCGGACTCTCGCTATCCAAACACAGCTTATCTGCTCGCTGATCTGGATCGTATTGGACAATCTGCGGATACACTTCTCACAGAGTCGGACTTTCACGGAAGGTTGCATGAAATGTCAGTCCTCATTCAGGCTTTCGATTCCGCTTGCTTAGGCTCAACCGAGATGATGTACGTTGCAGGCGAAGCTGGAATGGGCAAAACAAGCCTGATCCACCAGGTCTTCCGCAATGAACAGCATACAAGACCATTTTTCTATATCACCGGAAAATTCGAGCAGTTATCCATGGAAAGCCCCTATCAGCCGATTATTCAGGCGTTCCGTGGACTTATTCGCCATTTGCTCGGAGAGACTAAACAAGCCTCTATGCAGTGGGGACACAAGCTGCGCGAAGCATTGGGGATATACGCAGGAGTGATCACGAGCATTATCCCTGAAGCCGACATGATATTGGGCCAAGTACCCGCTGTAGAGGAACTGCCTGCCAATGAATCCAAGAAACGGTTCGTCCATGCTTTTCGCAAATTTGTACAGACACTCGCAACCAGGGAATGTCCGCTTGTGTTATTTATCGATGATGTGCAATGGGCGGATTCTTCCTCTCTTCAATTAATTGATGCCTTGCTCTGTGATCCGGAATCCCAGTATTTGATGATTGTGTGCGCCTATCGTCAGGCGGAAACCGACGTGAGTCAGCTGCCCGGATATCAGGCTGACGGAAGCGCTGCCCTGCAAGCGGTCATCAGACATATCCATCTCAGTCCGCTAGGTCTGGAGGATATGAACGGAATCGTGACGGCGAAGCTAAACAGCGATACACATGCTACACAGTCATTGACGGAATTGCTGTATCAGCAATCGGGTGGAAACCCGTTTCATTTTCAACAAATTCTGCTTCGTCTCCAGGACGATCAAACACTGCTGTATGATGAAGAGCACCGCCATTGGCAGTGGGACCTTGGGCAGATTATTGAGCATAATCTTAGCTACTCGGTTCAGGATCTGATCACACTTAAACTGCGCCGTCTTAACGAGGAGGCTCAGGAGCTTCTTCAGGTGGCAGCTTGTGTAGGCAGCACGTTTCACTCTAAATTCATTGCCCTGGTGGTGAACCAACACGCCGAAGTGCTGCTTCCGTTATGGTCCATGATCGTTGCCGAAGGGATGATTATGCCTACCTCCGATCAACAATTCAAATTCGCTCATGACCATATTCAGAAGCAGATCTACAGCTCCATGGATGTCACCTCCAGACAAGCCCTTCATCTCCGAATTGGCAGTTGTTTGAGGGATCTGTACCCGGAGAATGAAGAGTACACCTATGAGAAGGTTCATCATCTGAATCGTGGTTCCGCCAGCATAGCAGATCCACAGGAGATTCTGCGGCTCGTACAATTGAATGCGGATGCGGGTCACCGTGCCAAATCAGCCTCCGCCCACGATGTTGCGTTAGGTTATTTCAGGCAAGCGATTGAGCTACTCCCAGCGGGATATTGGGAAATGGCATTTGAAACGTGCTTTGAATTACATATCCAAAGGGCGGAATGCGAATATTTATGCGGCCACCATGCGCAATCCGAACAGGAGATTGAACTCTTGCTTGAACGTGCGCGCAATCCGGTCGAGCGGAGCAAAGTACAGATGATTCGAATTATGCAATATATTAACCAGGGAAAATATTCGGAAGGCACCGCCCTTGGCCTCGAATGTTTGCATGACCTTCGGATTTACATCACGCCTAATCCCGGGAAATTCACGCTGTTTATAGAAAGCAAACGAATAGAATGGATGCTTCAAAATCGATACGAGCAGTTGACTCACTTGGAGGAAATGCAAGATCAGGAACGAATTTCAGCCATGAATCTGATTTTTGCCATTACCCCCTCAACCTTCTTCACCAATAAAAAAGTTTTTTTTCTGCTCATGTGTCGGGCCATTCAGCTCTCTCTTCAATATGGAAACACGCCGGTTTCCGCAGCAGTTTATTCGGCCTATGGCCTGCTTCAAGGCATTGCGTTGGGAAAATTCGAAAGAGGATATGCCATGGGCAAGGTCGGGATGGAATTATCTAACCGTTACAACATTCCATCCATTCAAAGCAGAACCTATACGATGTTTGGCGGTGTACTTTGCCAGTTTGTCGGGGATGCAAGGGAAGGGGATATGTATCTGAAAGATGCCATCCAGATGGGCATGAATTCAGGGGATTATATATTTGCCAGCTACGCCATCGGCGCACATGTGAACTCTTTATACACAAGGGCACCCCTTGGACAATTTTCCAAAAACCTCGCCGATTATCTGACGGTGCTGGAGACGACAAAGGATGAATTTGTAAGACAAAACATTTACCTGTATCAGCAATATATCCTTGCCCTTCAAGGAAAGACAGATGCACCGGACTCATTCAGCCGTGCCCATTTTGATGAAAATGAATTTCTGGAGCGGATATCGGGGGAAGAGACATCTGGCACCACTCTGTTTCAATATAATACCTACAAAACGCAGCTATGTTATCTGCTAGGTCATTACGAGGAAGCGATGCAATGGGCAAGGCAAGCCCGATCCCATGAAATTTATGCGACGCATCTGCCCCATTTGCCGGAATGCCTGTTCTATGAATCACTCGCCATGGTGGCCGCCTGTATCCTGCCACATCAACGGTCCACATGGCCGACCCTCAAGCGGCGTTTCAATCAAAATATACGTCGTTTTCGCCAATGGGCGGCATGGAGTCCAGTAAACTACCAGTCCAGGCTGCTGTTGCTTGAGGCTGAGCTTGCTCGTGTCTCGCGGGATATGCAGAGGGCTGAGCATCTGTATGATCAATGCATCCGGGAAGCCAGGGAGCGGGGCGATCTGAGGGTCGCCAGTCTCGCCAGCGAGATTGCTGCCACTCACTATGATAATCAGGACAAGCGGAAGAGCGCTTCTTTTTATTTGCAATCATCGATTCAGGGATATGAGGAGTGGGAGGTGCGTATCAAAATAACCCAACTGAAAAAATTGCAGCAGCACTGGCACCAGGAACAAGAGCCGGAGCATGCTTCACATACCTCCCTGCCCCCTTCAGATAGCAGCGATAAAATGGAGAAGATAGAGCAAAGTATGCGATCTGCCTCCTTCCCGGATCAGCTTGCTGCCATAGACCGCCTTGGCCTCTCTCCTCTCCTGCAAACGATGCAGGACACGTCCAGTCAGACGGAAATGGATACTGTGGTGGCAGACATCATGAAATCCATCCTGATCTATGCAGGTGCAAGCAAAGGGGCCTTGTTGACAGGCAGTGCAGAGCCCTTTTTCATACAGGGTTATGCGGATATGGAGAGTTCCTCTTCCTCCTCTAATGAAATCATTCATGACATGAACCGGTTGCCGGAAGGCATCATTCGCTATGTGTTCCGCACCCAGGAAAGGGTTTATTATAACGGAGGCGAGGATAGCTGGCTCATACACAATCCTTATATGTCGAAGCATCAGCCGCAATCGGTTCTGTGTATTCCTGTAGCGGTTCATGGCACATTGCTGGGCGTTCTTTACCTGGAAAACAGGCTCACACGAGGCGTGTTCCATGAGGAGCACAACTCTGTACTCGTGACGATGGCGTCTCATGTTATCCTGATGGGCTTGCTTCACCATTCCCATGAAACATCTGATCCTTCTCAGTCTTCGCCAGACATCGCGAAAGGAACAGATTCTCTTTCGACCTTGATTGAAGAGCCGCTCACGGAACGCGAACTGGAGGTGCTTGCACTGATTGCAGCCGGATTGTCCAACAAGGAAATTGCAGAGCATCTGGTCATTGCGATGGGTACAGTAAAGGTCCACGTCAAACATATTTTTGCCAAGCTCAAAGTTAACCGGCGTACCAAAGCTATTGCTCAGGCCAAGGAGCTTAATCTGCTCGAATGA
- a CDS encoding FlxA-like family protein, with protein MNISSAASSTTSYISTSSSSSNSTSELEKQKTKLEAELEKVQSSKNDEKTKETKTKQLQQQIKQIEAQISQQSSQSSGATTTKEAPPAKPPTHGLQAASPQEIANASTDSNGRFDIRV; from the coding sequence ATGAATATTTCTTCTGCAGCAAGTTCCACGACATCCTACATATCCACATCTTCATCCAGTTCGAACAGCACAAGTGAGTTGGAAAAACAAAAGACGAAGCTTGAGGCCGAATTGGAAAAGGTACAATCCAGCAAGAACGATGAGAAAACCAAGGAGACCAAAACGAAGCAGTTGCAGCAGCAAATCAAGCAAATTGAAGCTCAAATCTCACAGCAAAGCTCCCAGAGCAGCGGGGCAACAACAACCAAAGAAGCACCGCCGGCCAAACCACCAACCCATGGCCTGCAAGCAGCCTCCCCGCAAGAAATTGCAAATGCATCAACGGACAGCAATGGCCGATTTGACATTCGGGTCTAA
- a CDS encoding carbohydrate ABC transporter permease has protein sequence MYLFISPWLIGFFVFALYPILSSLYYSFTDYDIIHPPKYVGLANYKEMFQNDLFWKSVFVTVRYTFISVPIQLLLALGFALLLNAKIPFRGFFRTAMYFPSMVSGVAMSLLWYWIFNPSIGLFNYVLSWFGISGPAWLMSPDYALYALMIMSFWTVGSGMILFLAGLQGVPSSLVEAAKLDGAGRFRIFLNVTLPMISPVLLFQLIMGVIDSFQVFTQAYVMTQGGPNYSTWFYVYNLYTSAFKEYRAGYSSALAWVLLIVVMAFTALIIKLSNRYVHYEGGGGK, from the coding sequence ATGTACCTCTTCATCTCTCCATGGCTTATCGGTTTCTTCGTGTTTGCCTTGTATCCGATTCTGTCATCCCTTTATTACAGCTTCACGGACTATGACATTATCCACCCGCCGAAATATGTCGGACTCGCGAATTACAAAGAAATGTTTCAAAATGACCTGTTTTGGAAATCTGTTTTCGTAACGGTGCGCTATACCTTTATCAGTGTACCGATCCAGCTGCTGCTGGCACTCGGATTCGCGCTCCTGCTCAATGCAAAAATACCGTTTCGCGGGTTTTTCCGCACGGCCATGTATTTTCCGAGTATGGTATCCGGCGTCGCCATGTCCTTGCTGTGGTACTGGATTTTCAACCCATCAATCGGTCTGTTCAATTACGTGCTATCTTGGTTCGGCATTAGCGGCCCAGCCTGGCTCATGAGCCCTGATTATGCGCTTTATGCTCTGATGATTATGTCCTTCTGGACGGTGGGCTCAGGCATGATCCTGTTCCTTGCAGGACTTCAAGGCGTTCCTTCAAGTCTCGTGGAAGCCGCCAAGCTTGACGGTGCGGGACGCTTCCGAATTTTCCTGAACGTGACGCTGCCCATGATTTCACCGGTGCTTTTGTTCCAGCTGATTATGGGCGTCATTGATTCCTTCCAGGTATTCACTCAGGCGTATGTAATGACCCAAGGGGGTCCAAACTACTCGACCTGGTTCTACGTTTACAACCTCTACACCAGCGCCTTCAAGGAATACAGGGCAGGCTACTCCTCGGCACTCGCTTGGGTGCTGCTGATCGTCGTCATGGCGTTTACGGCGCTCATTATCAAACTCTCGAACCGGTATGTTCACTATGAAGGAGGCGGGGGCAAATGA
- a CDS encoding carbohydrate ABC transporter permease, which yields MSTIPTAGPGASPSVNKRRRKIDAVSIASFIALVVTTFLMLLPLFFMVSTSLKSKKELLKFPPTFLPESWQWSNYREIFDTLNFGQMYMNSLIIGILTVVGTLFSSALAGYGFARYRGKGSNLWFMLMLSTMMLPYPAIMIPQFILFSKLNWIDTFLPLIVPAFFGSAYNIFLLRQFFSTLPDELFDAGRIDGCSEFRMWRQIALPLSGPALATVAIFAFIYSWNDLLTPVLYLSSSDKFTLPVGMSSFTSSRFRIPPWHLLMVASVLAMLPIVTLFAIAQKRFVEGIVLTGIK from the coding sequence ATGAGTACGATTCCGACTGCCGGACCAGGGGCTTCACCTTCTGTAAATAAACGCCGGCGCAAAATCGATGCGGTTAGCATTGCCAGCTTCATTGCCCTTGTGGTCACCACCTTTCTCATGCTCCTCCCTTTGTTTTTCATGGTCTCGACCTCGCTGAAATCGAAGAAGGAACTGCTGAAGTTTCCTCCGACCTTTCTGCCGGAATCATGGCAATGGAGTAACTACAGAGAGATTTTCGACACGCTGAACTTCGGTCAAATGTATATGAACAGTCTCATTATCGGCATTTTGACCGTTGTGGGCACCCTGTTTTCGTCGGCGCTTGCAGGCTATGGCTTCGCCAGATATCGGGGCAAGGGCAGCAACTTGTGGTTCATGCTCATGCTCAGCACCATGATGCTTCCATATCCGGCGATTATGATCCCGCAGTTCATTCTCTTTTCCAAGCTGAACTGGATCGATACCTTCCTGCCGCTGATTGTCCCTGCATTTTTCGGTTCGGCATACAACATCTTTTTGCTGCGACAGTTCTTTTCCACCCTGCCGGATGAGCTGTTTGACGCCGGACGCATTGATGGCTGCAGCGAGTTCCGGATGTGGCGACAGATCGCTTTGCCTCTGTCCGGTCCCGCGCTTGCAACCGTTGCAATCTTTGCTTTCATTTACAGCTGGAACGACCTTCTGACACCAGTGCTCTATTTAAGCTCATCGGATAAGTTTACGCTTCCGGTCGGTATGTCTTCCTTCACATCTTCGCGTTTCCGAATCCCGCCATGGCATCTGCTCATGGTTGCCTCCGTGCTCGCCATGCTGCCGATCGTGACTCTGTTTGCGATAGCCCAGAAGCGGTTTGTAGAAGGAATTGTACTTACAGGCATCAAGTAA
- a CDS encoding sugar ABC transporter substrate-binding protein, whose protein sequence is MKTLRIKKSFTLLLATSMLVVFALSGCSGGKSAGDIVTGNDGDNANSGSSGGQVTITHYTIDSEDRTFIEKLVPDFEAQHPNIKVKVEKAPYEQFDSKLQTLIAGGKSPDVTSHYGYGGFAEYYNKDMLLDMNDMIKEDGFKASDYSIPDDLMKIYTVKDHVYGIPVNMYVSLMLYNKDMFDAANVPYPPSDYEDKSWTFDKMVEDAKQMTHVSNDIAKTQYGVDFTWSERDMRPLYFGAEPYSEDTWTNGGVPSETHFDSPEVIAAYNKLFNLILKDKVSPTTEWSKSVAGQNGDAFVTGKVGMTVSGSWSLAGSNDFPFKVGVAAVPAGGNDKVRSVLFVDPLLILKGSKHPKEAFEWIKYLVSDEIQEKSIELSGGNPPVNTKAAETYYKHFDGIDPADVKKVYEGAVKYGFESYNHLITHYSQINDMFINEMQPIDTGHSTVEEVMPTIQKKVMEIINR, encoded by the coding sequence ATGAAAACGCTAAGGATCAAAAAGTCTTTTACACTCTTGCTTGCGACCAGCATGCTCGTCGTATTCGCATTGTCCGGCTGTAGCGGCGGCAAATCTGCGGGAGATATCGTAACCGGGAACGATGGCGATAACGCTAACTCCGGCTCCTCAGGAGGGCAAGTCACCATAACGCACTACACCATTGATTCCGAGGATCGCACCTTTATCGAAAAGCTGGTTCCGGATTTTGAAGCCCAACATCCGAATATTAAGGTAAAAGTCGAGAAAGCTCCTTACGAGCAGTTCGACAGTAAACTCCAAACGCTGATTGCCGGCGGCAAATCTCCTGACGTCACAAGCCACTATGGTTACGGCGGTTTTGCGGAGTATTACAACAAAGACATGCTGCTCGACATGAACGACATGATTAAGGAAGACGGATTTAAAGCATCTGACTACAGCATCCCGGATGATCTCATGAAAATCTATACCGTCAAAGACCATGTCTACGGTATCCCGGTCAACATGTACGTCTCTCTAATGCTCTACAACAAAGACATGTTCGACGCAGCCAACGTTCCTTATCCTCCAAGCGATTACGAGGACAAGAGCTGGACGTTTGACAAAATGGTTGAAGATGCGAAGCAAATGACGCATGTATCCAATGATATTGCCAAAACTCAATATGGCGTTGACTTCACATGGTCCGAGCGCGATATGCGCCCGCTCTATTTCGGAGCTGAGCCCTACTCCGAGGATACCTGGACCAACGGCGGTGTACCATCCGAGACTCATTTCGATTCGCCGGAAGTCATCGCAGCCTATAACAAGCTGTTCAACCTGATCTTAAAAGATAAAGTGTCTCCGACAACGGAATGGAGCAAAAGCGTAGCGGGGCAAAACGGTGATGCGTTCGTAACCGGCAAGGTGGGTATGACCGTCAGCGGCTCATGGAGCCTTGCGGGCTCCAATGATTTCCCTTTCAAGGTTGGCGTGGCTGCAGTACCTGCCGGCGGCAATGACAAGGTCCGCAGTGTACTTTTCGTCGATCCGCTCTTGATTCTGAAGGGCTCCAAACATCCGAAGGAAGCTTTTGAATGGATCAAGTATCTGGTCAGCGACGAAATTCAGGAAAAATCCATCGAACTGAGCGGTGGCAACCCTCCTGTAAATACGAAGGCTGCCGAAACCTATTACAAGCATTTTGATGGCATCGATCCAGCAGATGTGAAGAAGGTATACGAAGGTGCAGTGAAATACGGATTTGAATCCTATAACCACCTGATCACCCACTATTCTCAGATCAACGACATGTTCATCAACGAGATGCAGCCGATTGATACCGGACACAGCACCGTTGAAGAAGTGATGCCGACGATTCAGAAAAAGGTCATGGAAATTATCAATCGTTAA
- a CDS encoding LacI family DNA-binding transcriptional regulator has translation MKVSIFDVAKKSGLSVVTVSRVLNGAESVREKNRQKVLEAIKELDYHPNAAARSLARGKTGIVGLIMTTLQDSFFDTVVKELNEVLALHGYFLAVSVSTGIGSDENHYLIQEDRVDGLILLSPMEEDNYIVELKRRNIPYVLIDNQKPENDAFSVTIDNYKGGYAATKHLLDLGHTSIAHLSGQNMFRSTRERRSGFLDALKEKDLAPFDMITGDFEIDFGYDICRKWLREGRLPSAVFAGDDHIALGVVNALMEEGIKVPEQVAIVGYDDQYISSKLHPHLTTVRQPADRIGIAAADMLLKRMEGTMKRGANVKIDPELIVRESTGSGSPTKSTTG, from the coding sequence ATGAAGGTTAGTATATTTGATGTTGCAAAGAAATCAGGACTGTCCGTCGTGACGGTTTCTCGCGTTTTAAACGGTGCCGAATCCGTGCGAGAGAAAAATAGGCAAAAGGTTCTGGAGGCCATCAAGGAGCTCGATTACCATCCTAACGCTGCTGCGCGGAGTTTAGCTCGCGGCAAGACAGGAATCGTCGGTTTGATCATGACCACTCTTCAGGACTCCTTCTTCGACACCGTCGTTAAAGAGCTGAACGAAGTGCTTGCACTTCACGGCTATTTTCTTGCCGTCTCGGTCTCTACCGGCATTGGCTCTGATGAAAACCATTACCTGATCCAGGAGGACCGGGTGGACGGTCTGATCCTGCTCTCCCCGATGGAAGAGGATAACTACATTGTGGAACTGAAGCGACGCAATATTCCTTATGTGCTCATCGACAATCAGAAGCCGGAGAACGATGCTTTTTCGGTAACCATCGATAACTACAAAGGCGGCTATGCCGCTACGAAGCATCTGCTTGATCTCGGCCATACCTCCATCGCGCACTTAAGCGGACAGAACATGTTCCGCAGTACGAGGGAGCGCCGCAGCGGTTTTCTGGATGCACTCAAGGAAAAAGACCTGGCACCGTTCGACATGATTACAGGTGATTTCGAAATCGATTTTGGTTATGACATCTGCCGCAAATGGCTGCGAGAGGGACGCCTTCCTTCCGCGGTGTTCGCGGGCGATGACCATATCGCGCTTGGGGTCGTGAACGCCCTCATGGAAGAAGGCATCAAGGTGCCTGAACAGGTAGCTATCGTCGGCTATGACGATCAGTATATTTCATCCAAGCTGCACCCCCATCTGACAACGGTCCGGCAGCCTGCCGACCGCATCGGGATTGCTGCTGCAGATATGCTGCTGAAACGCATGGAGGGTACGATGAAACGCGGGGCTAATGTAAAGATCGACCCTGAACTCATCGTGAGAGAATCTACTGGATCTGGATCACCAACCAAAAGTACGACTGGATAA